Sequence from the Nocardiopsis sp. YSL2 genome:
ACGAGGAGCTCACCTCGCTGCGCGGGGCCGGTCTGCGCAGCGCGCGCCGCCGTATCGGCATGGTGCACCAGCACTTCGCCCTGCTGGCCTCGCGCACCGTGGCCGGCAACGTCGGCTTTCCGTTGGAGGTGGCCGGTGTGGGCCGCGCCGCGCGCCGGGCGCGCGTGGGCGAGCTCCTCGACCTGGTGGGACTCGCCGACAAGGCCCGGGCCCACCCCTCACAGCTCTCCGGCGGGCAGAAACAGCGCGTGGGCATCGCGCGGGCGCTGGCCTCGCGTCCCGACGTCCTGCTCAGCGACGAGGCCACCTCCGCCCTCGATCCCGCCACCACGGACTCGATCCTGGCCCTGCTGCGCCGCCTGCGCGACGAGCTCGGGCTGACCATCCTGCTGATCACCCACGAGATGGACGTGATCAAGAGGATCTGCGACTCCGCGGCGATCATGGAGGCGGGCGAGTTCCGCGAGTCCGGCCGCGTGCTCGACCTGATCGGCACTCCCGGTTCGCTCCTCGCGCGCTCCCTCTTCCCGCTGCCCGACCGCGGCGGGCCCGACACGGTCGTGGTCACCTACCCGCGCTCCTACGACGAGCCCCTGATGTCGGAGCTCACCCGCCGCTTCGACGTCGACGTCAACATCCTGGGCGGCGGTGTGGAGCAGGTCGCCGGGCAGTCCGTGGGACGGCTCATCGTCGACCTGCGCGGCGCGCGCCGGACCCAGGCCCTGTCCTACCTGGCCGAGCACGGCCTACTGGTCGAGGAGGCCGGACAGTGACTTCGTATCCCGTGACCCCCGTCCTCACCCTGGCCGGCGCCGCGCCGGGGGACGGCCCCCTGGGCGCCCTCGCGGCCTTCCTCCGGGCCTGGCCGGAGATGTGGCCCAGCCTGTGGCTCGCCACGCTGGACACCGTCTACATGGTGT
This genomic interval carries:
- a CDS encoding methionine ABC transporter ATP-binding protein, with protein sequence MGLHKVYRLKKRRVTALNGVDLRVEPGEIYGVVGQSGAGKSTLLRTVNLLERPDAGTVRVADEELTSLRGAGLRSARRRIGMVHQHFALLASRTVAGNVGFPLEVAGVGRAARRARVGELLDLVGLADKARAHPSQLSGGQKQRVGIARALASRPDVLLSDEATSALDPATTDSILALLRRLRDELGLTILLITHEMDVIKRICDSAAIMEAGEFRESGRVLDLIGTPGSLLARSLFPLPDRGGPDTVVVTYPRSYDEPLMSELTRRFDVDVNILGGGVEQVAGQSVGRLIVDLRGARRTQALSYLAEHGLLVEEAGQ